In Oryzias latipes chromosome 15, ASM223467v1, the sequence catgtgactaaggctttaatggacaagaaaaaaataaaactgttgttaaaatggttttaaacaGAGCTTTAAATTTTCTGATGCTTTTGAATCCCAACAAGTTTTTCCGAACTCCAGATATAAAATCCTCATCAGGATGTGAAATATTGCTGCTGTGTCTTTCAGATCTTTGACGGAAATTAAActtaatttgcatttttattatatAGGATATATTTATGGCCACAATTGcagttttaaatacatttacatatgTACAGATATTTACATACATGCACTTTTAGTGCTAGATATTCTTCAAGACTTTAAAAcagttcatctttgtttttgagaaaaCTCCTAAAATAATTCATCTAATCCCATCTAAGTAGGCCATATATGAAATTGAGTCCACCTTTTACAGATCTGAGACTGTAAAAACAGAGAGGGACAGCGCAGAATGGTGTCtaagtttgaagaaaaagccCCAGAAGATCAACATTATTGATGTCAAGCGTAAAAGATGAGCTCAGGAATCTGCCCTCCCTGCACACCGGTGCCGTTGGTGCTGTCCGAGGAGCACTGGAACTGAAACGTCACCTTACCACACTGCACCTCCGTCATTCCTTCCTGTCCAAAGTAGCTCAGCTCAATTCCATCCAGGACCACACTGGCAGTGTAGAAGGTATCGGGCTCAATTTGAACCGGATACTCAAACCACACTGGGAAGGTGTTGCTGGATCCGTCAGAGAAGTACTTGCTGTGGTTTTGCCCCAGCAGCACGCCTTGACGCTTCAGCTCTATCTTGGCGCTGTACTCTGCCGATCCGCAGCTCGATCCGTACAAGCCGAAGCCAGCGATGAAAACTCTTTTATCTACGGCAAACTGAATGCTGTCACAGCGCCCCCGATAGCGCCACTGATTGCTTCGGTAGGCACAGGACTGGAATCGGTGGCAGCGCTGGGGGGTCAGTCCCTTCCGTGGTTGACAAACAAATTCCAGCTCAGGTTTCTTAGCCGCTGTGTACCACAGGAAGACGTCGTTTGTCTCATTTAGTGTCAACACACCCGACTGAGCTGCGCCATTGGCAAAATCATCCAGCGCCATTGTTGGGATACGTATGAGGTACATCGCTTTTCCCAAAACTTTACGCTTGTTGTCGGTGGAAGAGATGAGCTCCTGTCTTTGGCACTCTGCTTCGGCCCAACTAAGCGCCGCCTCAAACACCACGATCTCTTTAGCATTCAGCGTCTCTCGCTGTAGGATGCTCTCCAGAGTCTGGGCATCAATGTCACAGAAGCCCTCTGAACGTAAAGCCAGCTCAGCCTGGGCATCAATCACCTCCCAGCAGCGTTGCGTCAGCTCCGGCTCCTCGAAAAGGCAGCTCTGGGAAAGTAACACGCAGGCATTTTTGGCACTAAGACTGGTCTCCAGGAAGTTGACGCAGGCGCGTGCCAGGTGAGGGACAATGTACTTCTTAGCAGCATACAGGGTGGCCAGCACGGTGTCAGCAGTCAGGTCAATTTCATCACAGTAAATGTATCTGTTGATGCAAACATATCAGAGTGAGAGTTAAATCATTctgtttataatttttttttttttttacatttgatcaatttgctaaaatttaaaaaagaaagaattcacATCACAGAACTTGAAcagcataataaaaaaaaagcatttcaaattaATTTCAGGCACATTGAACAACCCCatcaaaaaatgatgacatgacAGTGGaggaaaccattaaaaaaacaatggggACAAAATCTTTTATGGGgctcaaaaaatatttcaaaatccactaaCGAACCCAAAACACACCTGTCGGGGATGTTCaaaaaacgttttgaaaatattaTGGGATTGGCACAGGACCTACTTTAAAGGTGGCCATTCTATGAAATTTGGaggttttcacattttcactcaatatgggaaaagaaaacttttatttgattGATCTTCACAAAATTTCCCGCATACGTCACGAGCTTGAGTCCACAATCACAACTAAAGTTTTGTTAACTTTTGACGTTGAGAAACGGCCGTCATCTTATTTTTTCCAAGATAAAATCCGTTTTAGTGCCCTCAATAAGTGCAAATTCCACCTAGAGATACTTATACTTGGGGAGAAGAAATGTTGACTTTAGAGGTTTTAGATTTTAAACAATGTTAGCTTGTCGAGCCAGCAAAAGTGACCTTCCTCAAGCTGAGCAAAATGATATAACATACAgaaatgaacatattaggaatgtgggtgtggtcaaCAAAAAAATTACTGTTGCCAAGGAATTCCTAAAGTTTTCTTTTGCCGATTCttttagaaattaaataaatccgATCGCCATCTCCAGGTGACCAAAAATTAcgatggttgctatggagataaaaccaacaataAGGGACCATTTtgaaattaatgtttttatttttttatatataaatttgTCACGTACAGTTCTGACCAGGTTGCAGGGGCAGAGGGTGGGAGTGAAGAGCATGTGGCAGCTGTTTAGCCAATGAAGGCGGCTAAAAAGGCTGCGTCGAGGGTAAGGGTGAAGGTGCGGGTCATGCAGCGCTGCTCTAACCTATTCTTTATTTCTGACAAAAATAGTCTCTATTTTGATGTTGAATACATCTctggctctctctctctcatggTGTTCAGACtaaacaagcagggaggggtttcttcttcttctttttctttatccaCTGTtaactagcgcatgtctgccaactacagctggaagaggcttggtgcaaaatgacACAGGAAACCAATGCCCAGAGTAAAAGGGATGATAAACTGCCAACACAAAGGCTGAAGAACAATCATGAATATGAGTTTTTAATATAAgcagacagaaacaaacaaggatTATCACACATTAAAATTCTGATTGAAAGcaagtttttaaaacaatttttaattgAACAAAATCCTTACTTTAGCATTCCCAGAAAAGCTGCTGGTTCCACATCTGGAATATGGAtctcgtctttgttttcagcGAGTTCCCCATAAAACATGGCGTGGAACACTGAGCTGCCCACGGCCAACACATACTGTTGAAGAAGAGAAGGACAGTCACAAATGAAAACAGGATACAGAAAAACTGCTGATTGTGTATGTCTGCAGTAAGTTTGCAGTAAGTCAGTGACTTCAATCTTTCAATGATTTGACTCATTCTGCcgaagtggttaaaaaaaattactcagATTTTAGACAAACAGCTGAAAGCTGTGCCATATAATCTTACCAAAATTTTTAATAGGCTTTCTTGTTGCTTTGTTCTTTCGTAGCTATTTAGTAAAAGCAACTGCAATTTTAAGCatttatataataataaaaacatcaacatttttttacctttgaatTTTCAAAGAAAGACTGTTTCAGCCTGAAAACGATATAATTGGATAAAAAACCCTAAATCAAAAGCAATTTTGGTCTGAACTGCTATGGTCTAAAATGGATATGCTGTTTCAATTATTTTTCGTGTGCAAAAACATAATGTAAAAGTTCCTAAACTTATGAAACCACAAATTCAGACAAATGGGATTATTATGTACAAGttatcagaaaaacaaagagagacgaacaaaatgtattttatgtttttgctcaattgaaattcaaacatttttaacacacTTTGATTCTTGTGCGACCCCATTACAGTTACACAGATGGCTTTACATTTGACACTTCAATGCCACACGACTTCAACAGCAGGTTGAGGTTGAGATGAAATGTCAGTGCtgagtttgtgttttcaaaccAGCATCATGACTAAAAACAATTCAAGCTGTCCTAATCCAAACTATTTTGATTCATGCGGGTTTGAGTGCGGGTTCGGGTCTTGGTGCTGGTCTGGGTCTGGGTGTAGTTGGAGTGCGGGTTCGGGTCTTGGTGCTGGTCTGGGTCTGGGTGTAGTTGGAGTGCGGGTTCGGGTCTTGGTGCTGGTCTGGGTCTGGGTGTAGTTGGAGTGCGGGTTCTGGCCTTGGTGCAGGTCTGGGTCTGGGTGTTGTTGGAGTGCGGGTTCTGGCCTTGGTGCAGGTCTGGGTCTGGGTGTTGTTGGAGTGCGGGTTAAGGTCTTGGTGCTGGTCTGGGTCTGGGTGTAGTTGGAGTGCGGGTTCGGGTCTTGGTGCTGGTCTGGGTGTAGTTGTAGTGCGGGTTCGGGTCTTGGTGCTGGTCTGGGTGTAGTTGTAGTGCGGGTTCGGGTTTTGGTGCTGGTCTGGGTCTGGGTGTAGTTGGAGTGCGGGTTCGGGTCTTGGTGCTGGTCTGGGTCTGGGTGTAGTTGGAGTGCGGGTTCTGGCCTTGGTGCAGGTCTGGGTCTGGGTGTTGTTGGAGTGCGGGTTCTGGCCTTGGTGCAGGTCTGGGTCTGGGTGTTGTTGGAGTGCGGGTTCAGGTCTTGGTGCTGGTCTGGGTCTGGGTGTAGTTGGAGTGCGGGTTCGGGTCTTGGTGCTGGTCTGGGTGTAGTTGGAGTGCGGGTTCGGGTCTTGGTGCTGGTCTGGGTCTAACTTCCTTTGCTCTGTTATCCATCCCTGAAAAGCTGCTCAGCTGCTCCAGAACGGACTTTACACATACATTACTAGCGTCAATTCACAACAAATGTCCTCAGCTTTGACCAGTTGTGTGTTGACAGTGATTGTTGTGTTGGAACAGAGTTTCAGTTTTGTCCCTTTGTGTTAGCTTTTTGTGTGTTGTACATGTCAACTGTGTTTTAAAAGTGAGAATGTCTTGTGTAGTTTGCAAAGATAATGACCTTGAGGTGAAAAAGTTGcgttgtttttaacccttgtgctatcctgggcactttatgttgggagtggggtcatctagacccactagacagtgcgctgaaacttttttcttcaatgatttgtgatcttcactggtgtccatggattacatgaaatctttccacctttatccacctttgtcctggtggggaaacacgtcaatggaagggtggggtcatctaagataacacaagggttaaagattcCTGGCTGTTCCACATTTCTTCTGTCTTGTTTAATACTTAACTATTATTGATTGATGAGATCCAACAAATGTAGAACTCTCCTCACATTCTGTCTAATACTAAAGCAGCAGTTACATACCggtaaatttgttttatatatatatctgttTAGAAATTACCCCTGAATGAAACTGTAGCTCCTTTAGGATTTACAGTCAGGCATTGACTTCCTAGAGTATTCTGTAGCcattgaaatgtatttaagtCATCGAGGTATTTTATCTCTGTTCTGGTTCCCCTGAGGCAGATTGCTAGTCCCAGAACAAAGTGTtacaaaagttttgtttgccAGAATTCATGGCTTTTCCAGTGTATGATGAAATAAGATGCAACTCTAAAAGTTCTCTGTAATTTGCTATTTACAGTGCAGAAACTGAACATGGCTCTTctctggttttgtgttttttttgtgtgtgtgcactgcTACCGCgtaggagggtctaagggcagggatgtccagttttagtttagttagttcagtttagaatctttctattgaattgtgtgtgttcatgatccttttgattttatgttttacactacatttatctgcacaaagcccatcgagacgactgttgttgggattttgggctttacaaataaaataaaataaaattgaattgaattgaactgctttaatttgatagtatttttttgtctttcctgtCTGACTGTCATGTCTGCTTCCTGGTTTTTATCCCATCGGTCTTTATGCTCCAGATATTACTGTGATTTTAACCAGTTAATGCATCATCTGATTGTTTTCCaccgttttatttattcaagctGCTTTTGGCACTCAAATACTTTATCCGAACAATTTGCACTAAAATATAAACATCTGTTGAAATATTTCTTCCTTTGTGTAAAGATCACATGCCGGTCATGccagttgtgtttttgcttttggttcATCTAGAGGACGTTTTGCTGCAGTTTTCAGTTTCTTCTCAGGAACCGAAGCAAATTATTCTgcaccttttctttctttgtgaacaaacacagctttgACCtctaaaaaaattggaaaactcATCAAATGTAACAAGACGCCTCAGGTTTGGTAAAAGAAATACTACAACAAAAAGATGACTGTtacatcaccatggcaaccttGTGACGGTCAAGATGGCAAACATTTTCATGTAAAGAGTCAACACATTCTCATTCCAACTCGTCatatatggatgcatgggtaAGCCCCCCCCGTATCACATATTGACCTTTTGGGTGAGGCTAACTCGTTGTTTTTAGATGTGCTGCCTGCTCCGATGAGATTATTTTGCTCAAGTAAtaacacaataataataacattaataaagagaacagaaaagaaaagacaaaaataaaaagtaggggtgggattatataagttcgcttcttcccactccttttcaagcaataaatcaagctctacttaactttagttaattatctatatttaattaagcaaatgtgatttaagtgactttttgttttgttttattttttgtctttttaaactatgcatttcaacatttctgtaatgattttgataaatatgtgtaatttctttcattgctttgactacaatgcttgaaataaatcaataaatcaaatcaaataaaaagtatttttccttttcctcatATAGTCTGAAAGCAGCGTTCGATGGCGttgctttcatttaaaatagTCTACATTCTTGGTATGTAAAGcagaaattaaatgaaattgtTGTCAAGGTTGAAACTGTAAATCAATCCCCAGCGTTTCGGGACCTCTTATTTTTAGCATGTCAAAAACGATGAGTTGGGCTCACCCTCAAAACACAGAGGGTCTCTACCATGgacagtaaatgagaactgggCTGAACAACCCCTCCTCCCTCGCATTCCaagcaggaagtacctgctggtcccaaaaagccgATATCCTATTgatttctatagagaaataaacagctgtctcAGTCATTATGTTCGTCAGAATAACAATTGCTGCTCTGatatctttttatttacattttcttgctaatcctaatttttttcacaaaattttAGCGAGCTTCAgtacacaccttcccattcaccttcccattcatttgaatgagaaggtgtgtccaaacttatggtctgtactgtatttaagttataaagtgaccaatcagatgactcaataaaagtatgttgcCTCGCGTCGAAAGTTCGAAGCTTTAAGTTAACAGATTCTCCCATGCCCGCTTTTAGtgttaggggtgtggccttctaatcttctcactcctgattggagagagtggttgtcataaaaaatgaatacagaccaatcacagcttactgaggacatctggttccaacatggcgacagaCATGgccactgaattgacttcaacTGGAACTGGAAACAAAGTATTTTCTACGGGCAACGTTACACCCAATTCACCCAGTTACATTACACAAACAATGATCCCTACCCATGCGTCCATTTATGACGAGTTAGTGTGACGACGTGTTGAAAGAGCTGAAAAGTTGGATACGATGATTCTTACTAACCAAGCATAGAAAAGCTTGGAAAATATTCAAGTGAATCTACAACTTCATCTTTTGTTGTATAACCTTTGGAGATATGGACTTCAAAACTCAAACCATCTACCTGTGGCTTACCTGCTTACAGACTTGTACATAGTGTATCCAATCTATACAGAACTTTATGTAAAGGCTGTCGCTAACTTATCATTTGTAAACATCAGCAGTGAAGAAAATCAGCACATGTGTTCTCAGGCTCATGAATTTATAACTCAGACTCTGCAGAGCCAAGTTTGAAAGCTTAAAGTCAAAGACAGTTGGAGAAATTCCCTCCTTTTAAAGGACTGACAGCACAGTTTGGGTTCAGCATCACTCCAAACTAAAATAACCTCCCATCTGGTCTATAAAACACAACTCCACTCTCAGGTCAAACGTCTCTAACAGCAAAGCAGCAAAGATCTGGGCTTGTTTTATGCCCAAAGCCTCCAATCGACATGACCAGCAGGAACTTCTTTCTCATTACAGTATTCAAGAGAACATTCTGTGATCACATGTGTGGCGGAAACTGGGTCACACTACAGGAAATTATGAAACTCCGGCTTGTCCATGAAATATATCGTGAATGCAGACGCACAGAGTTTTTCCAAGAAAAGGTTTTGAATTTCAGCTTCATTTTAGGAAAATCAGTGAATGTCTAATATTTTATGGACTAGAAAGGTATCTAATTTAACCTTATTAAAAGAATATACACCAAATTTTAAGACAAATAATCAGATTTTTGTCAGTTGTATACTTAGAAAAGTTTTAGTTGTACGTAATCTAACAACTTCTTCCTTTACTGAGTCATTGTTTTCAGGGGACTTCTCATA encodes:
- the btbd3 gene encoding BTB/POZ domain-containing protein 3, with translation MRRSVSVLPSSTGSLCTALFPPPPQPPQHTFLLLVDVFSAHTPTAQQLNTLMVDAKGRNMKCLTFFLMLPESVKSKSSKSSKKGNASGSSKLPPVCYEIITLRSKKKKKMAADIFPTKKSASSTTVQQYQQQNLNNNNTVQNCNWQGLYSTIRERNSVMFNNELMADVHFVVGQPGRTQRLPGHRYVLAVGSSVFHAMFYGELAENKDEIHIPDVEPAAFLGMLKYIYCDEIDLTADTVLATLYAAKKYIVPHLARACVNFLETSLSAKNACVLLSQSCLFEEPELTQRCWEVIDAQAELALRSEGFCDIDAQTLESILQRETLNAKEIVVFEAALSWAEAECQRQELISSTDNKRKVLGKAMYLIRIPTMALDDFANGAAQSGVLTLNETNDVFLWYTAAKKPELEFVCQPRKGLTPQRCHRFQSCAYRSNQWRYRGRCDSIQFAVDKRVFIAGFGLYGSSCGSAEYSAKIELKRQGVLLGQNHSKYFSDGSSNTFPVWFEYPVQIEPDTFYTASVVLDGIELSYFGQEGMTEVQCGKVTFQFQCSSDSTNGTGVQGGQIPELIFYA